DNA sequence from the Bacteroidales bacterium genome:
TACCAGGTAAAGCCCGGACAGGAGAGCTGAAACATCAACCCGGATATAATCCGATTCGATAAAGGTTTTGGTTGAATATACTGCCATTCCCTGGCTATTATATATTTGCAATATTAAATCACCGGTCTGTGAAAAATTGTTATTGCCTGAAATCCCTGGCCCGTCTATTGTTATAAATTCATTTGCCGGGTTTGGATATATCTGCAAACTGTTTACATTTTTTGTTGTTTTTTCAAGAATACCCGGACCCCACCATTGATTGTAAAAGATATAATTTCCTTCATTTGAATCCCAGTTAGTAACCACCATGTCGGGATAGCCGCTGTATCTATACCATATTGTCAGAACATCTCCTGTATTCAAAGGGAAAGAGAATGATACCCAGCATTTGCCGGGAATTTGGCAGTAATCTTCAGGAGGAACCACGATGCCATTGAGTTGTACATCTTCAATTCCTTCCACAATCTGTTTTCCCAATACGATGGTATGGGTGTTATTAAGATTTGAAGCGATGGTAAATGATTCATTGATGACCTGCTCGTCTTCCCGTGATAAATCAGCCAACTGGATAGCTTCGACAACCGAAGCGGTGGAAGAAGTGTAGGAGGAATTCAATTCAAATCCTGACCCATCGCCCATGGCAATCTTGACAGGCAGCCACCACCCGCCATATATCAGATCAAGGTTAGCATCAAAGTCTACATCATTTAAAAAAATGCCTGAACCATAGCCGAATGGCAGTGAATACCATGAAGCCGGACTGGAAACGGGGAGCGGATCACTGAAATCGTACCGCCTTACCTGGCCATTACCCCCCAGCTGGTCGTTTTCAGTCATAACCACGATGGAGCTGGTCCCGGAATAACCTATATCCACCGAATTGATATAATTCAGGCTTTCTGCCGATTCCCAGTCAGGCACTTCATCAACCACGCCAAGGTCATTGGCAAGATAGATGAAATTTGGTGTGCCTTCACAGACAAAGATCAGGTCCATCGAACCATCGCGGTCCAGGTCACCGAATTCAACATCCAGGGCGCCCATTTCAATTGACGATTCCCAGTCTGCCATTGGCTGGAAAGTACCGTTG
Encoded proteins:
- a CDS encoding T9SS type A sorting domain-containing protein encodes the protein MRVSILLIAILSHGLLLAQYNALPDWISTPNGHYATGLGLADINGDDWKDIVVANGNDMLRQGLVVYYNQGDGTFPLNPDWQSGDIDYHGHLAYGDLDHDGDIDVAVSVYIGETGFSSPGKLKIYYNQGNELESIPSFQSDPFYTFSCAMGDADSDGDLDIAAVAGEPYGGLLDHGKIFINNNGTFQPMADWESSIEMGALDVEFGDLDRDGSMDLIFVCEGTPNFIYLANDLGVVDEVPDWESAESLNYINSVDIGYSGTSSIVVMTENDQLGGNGQVRRYDFSDPLPVSSPASWYSLPFGYGSGIFLNDVDFDANLDLIYGGWWLPVKIAMGDGSGFELNSSYTSSTASVVEAIQLADLSREDEQVINESFTIASNLNNTHTIVLGKQIVEGIEDVQLNGIVVPPEDYCQIPGKCWVSFSFPLNTGDVLTIWYRYSGYPDMVVTNWDSNEGNYIFYNQWWGPGILEKTTKNVNSLQIYPNPANEFITIDGPGISGNNNFSQTGDLILQIYNSQGMAVYSTKTFIESDYIRVDVSALLSGLYLVVTNQSGLLSSGVLIKY